From a single Cyclobacterium marinum DSM 745 genomic region:
- a CDS encoding LOG family protein, with translation MFPLKNITVYCGSNKGILQEYSDQAKALAKEMIKREIGLVYGAGKVGLMGIIADEMLASKSPVYGIIPQKLVDIEVAHQGCTDLIVVETMRDRKWLMAEKGDGFIAMPGGIGTLEELFEVMTLNQLMYIQKPLALYNVSGYYDKLLDFLAHVGEQGFLKPDQLKNVIVADDPVNLLDKMEAFEPTGIPDWLRKKKQ, from the coding sequence ATGTTTCCATTAAAAAACATCACAGTCTATTGTGGATCAAACAAGGGAATTCTACAAGAATATTCAGACCAAGCCAAAGCCCTGGCCAAAGAGATGATAAAAAGGGAAATTGGGCTAGTTTACGGTGCAGGAAAGGTTGGGCTTATGGGGATTATTGCCGATGAGATGCTTGCCTCTAAAAGTCCTGTGTATGGTATAATTCCTCAAAAACTTGTTGACATTGAAGTGGCCCATCAAGGTTGTACAGATTTAATTGTAGTGGAAACAATGAGGGATAGAAAATGGCTTATGGCCGAAAAAGGGGATGGCTTTATTGCCATGCCGGGGGGCATAGGCACATTGGAGGAATTGTTTGAAGTCATGACGCTCAACCAGCTAATGTACATCCAAAAACCACTTGCCTTATACAATGTGTCCGGCTATTACGACAAATTACTGGATTTTTTGGCCCATGTTGGTGAACAAGGCTTTTTAAAACCGGACCAGTTGAAAAATGTAATTGTGGCAGATGATCCGGTGAATTTGCTGGATAAAATGGAAGCTTTTGAGCCTACCGGTATTCCTGATTGGCTTCGAAAGAAAAAACAATAA
- a CDS encoding GNAT family N-acetyltransferase, with the protein MELIIRKENPEDFETVFNLIEKAFKQVKISDHREQFLVERLRKSKAFVPELSMVAEIEKKIVGHILLSKLKIKNGRNRFDSLALAPLSVIPEYQRNGIGGQLVREAHKKAKELGFKSVILIGHEKYYPRFGYKQADHFGISLPFEVPKENCMAVELIMNGLKDVNGLVQYPKEFIA; encoded by the coding sequence ATGGAATTGATTATAAGAAAAGAAAATCCAGAAGACTTTGAAACAGTCTTTAATCTTATTGAAAAAGCATTCAAACAGGTGAAAATAAGCGACCACAGAGAGCAGTTTTTGGTAGAACGATTGAGAAAATCAAAAGCTTTTGTTCCAGAACTTTCAATGGTAGCTGAAATTGAGAAGAAAATTGTTGGCCATATTTTACTGAGCAAATTGAAAATAAAAAATGGGAGAAATAGATTTGACTCTTTAGCTCTTGCGCCCCTTTCGGTAATTCCCGAATATCAAAGAAATGGAATTGGTGGACAACTGGTAAGAGAGGCACATAAAAAGGCTAAAGAATTAGGTTTCAAATCGGTTATTTTAATAGGGCATGAAAAATATTATCCAAGATTTGGATACAAACAAGCAGACCATTTTGGAATAAGTTTACCTTTCGAAGTACCAAAAGAAAATTGTATGGCCGTTGAATTAATAATGAATGGATTAAAAGATGTAAATGGTCTAGTTCAATACCCAAAAGAGTTTATAGCGTAA
- a CDS encoding dihydrofolate reductase family protein — MKFSVFIATSVDGFIAKPDGNVDWLHTAGNLEADMETEDMGFKAYMNAVDCMIMGRKCMEVISEMNLTPEQWFYGDTRIVVLSSTLTEPPENLRGKVEMYAGDIHSLVDKLEKEGYKHAYVDGGKTIQSFINLQLINEIIITKIPVLLGEGIPLFGKTFKDIKLEKASAITFPNDFIQVKYSVNYE, encoded by the coding sequence ATGAAATTTTCTGTATTTATAGCTACAAGTGTTGATGGGTTTATTGCTAAACCGGATGGAAATGTGGATTGGTTACATACAGCTGGTAATTTGGAAGCTGACATGGAGACAGAAGATATGGGGTTTAAAGCCTATATGAATGCTGTGGATTGTATGATCATGGGACGGAAGTGCATGGAGGTGATTTCCGAAATGAACTTGACTCCTGAGCAATGGTTTTATGGAGACACGCGTATAGTGGTATTAAGTAGCACATTGACAGAACCACCGGAAAACCTCAGAGGAAAAGTAGAAATGTATGCCGGAGATATACATTCTTTGGTCGATAAATTGGAAAAAGAAGGTTACAAACATGCCTATGTAGACGGAGGGAAAACCATTCAGTCGTTTATAAACCTTCAGTTGATCAATGAAATAATCATAACCAAAATTCCTGTTTTATTGGGAGAAGGGATTCCTTTATTTGGAAAAACATTCAAGGACATAAAACTTGAAAAAGCCAGTGCAATTACTTTCCCAAATGATTTTATCCAAGTAAAATATTCGGTGAATTATGAATAG
- a CDS encoding efflux RND transporter permease subunit, whose product MQKFVQGIVAFSLKNSIIVFFLTALLIIAGVISYINTPIEAFPDVTNTRARIITQWPGRSAEEVEKFVTLRIMKEMNTIPKKAEVRSISLFGLSVVTVIFEDGIDDFYAQQYAANRLQGIDLPEGAEAEIEPPFGATGEIFRYVIKSDRPIKEITAIQDWVIERELVSVPGVANVVSFGGEEKIYEIKINPTELANYDLSPLEVFEAVSKTNINVGGDVIERGSQAYVVRGVGLLESAEDIENILIEVRGSTPILVKHVAEVKISAKPRLGQVGLQDDDDLVQGIVLMLRGENPGDVISKLKEKITDLNEQVLPKDVKIEPFIDRTELVDATVGTVSKNLIEGIILVSIIVFIFLFNWRTTIIVASVIPLSFLFALMMLRIQGLPANLISMGAIDFGLLLEGTLVIVETVYVAMEKKAHQLGMAKFNRIGKMGIIKKSAGSVATYIVFAQIILIVALLPIFSFQKVEGKMFSPLAFTLGYALLGSLILSITYVPALCKVLLTKNIVEKENIISRFFRNNLYKLFLWSNRKRKATLLGFASILTVCTIGFLFYGTEFIPKLNEGALYVRATLPNSVNLEESVKLSKEMKSKIRAFEEVKFVLTQTGRPNDGTDPTGFFNNEFHIQLFPEKEWKRNINKEELIEEMRKHLQVYPGIVFGFSQPIQDNVEEYVAGVKSSLVVKIFGDDLFELEKYADQVADNIRHVEGITDLNVYRNIGLPELRIKLDESKMGKYGVSMEDAQSVVEMAIGGRAATTFYENERMFDVRIRFQKEYRDNQQKIGEILIPTLNAKKIPLREIATINFITGPTFIYREGSSRYIAVGFSIEGRDLGSTIEEAKKRVAENVKLPKANKMVWAGEFESKERASKQLAVIVPAVLLLILFLLYFNFGTIKDTLIAASTIPYAFIGGFVSLWATQTIFGISAGIGFIILFGVNTINSIILIAIMKENMKKMSLQKAISDGVYSRIRPIVMIALMGSTGLLPAALSTGMGSEIQKPLAIMIVGGLLICMILSLTVLPQVFYWVYRKAEHKKRD is encoded by the coding sequence ATGCAAAAATTTGTTCAGGGTATAGTCGCTTTTTCATTAAAGAATTCAATCATTGTTTTCTTTCTTACAGCTTTGTTGATTATTGCAGGGGTTATCAGTTACATCAATACACCCATCGAAGCATTCCCTGATGTAACCAATACAAGAGCAAGAATCATCACTCAATGGCCGGGTAGAAGTGCGGAAGAAGTTGAGAAATTTGTTACACTTCGCATAATGAAGGAGATGAATACCATCCCTAAAAAAGCAGAAGTTCGTTCCATATCACTTTTTGGTCTATCTGTTGTCACCGTCATTTTTGAAGATGGAATCGATGATTTTTATGCACAGCAATACGCTGCCAATAGATTACAAGGAATTGATTTACCTGAAGGGGCTGAAGCAGAAATTGAACCACCCTTTGGGGCTACAGGCGAGATATTCCGCTATGTGATAAAAAGCGACAGACCAATAAAGGAAATAACAGCTATTCAGGATTGGGTAATTGAAAGAGAATTAGTTTCTGTTCCGGGTGTTGCCAATGTAGTAAGTTTTGGCGGTGAAGAAAAAATTTACGAAATCAAAATCAATCCTACGGAATTGGCCAACTATGACTTGTCTCCTTTAGAAGTGTTTGAAGCAGTATCTAAAACCAATATCAATGTTGGAGGTGATGTTATAGAAAGAGGTTCACAGGCCTATGTTGTGCGTGGAGTTGGGTTATTAGAAAGTGCTGAAGATATTGAAAATATATTAATTGAGGTGAGGGGATCAACCCCTATTCTCGTGAAACATGTAGCCGAAGTAAAAATATCGGCTAAGCCTAGGCTGGGGCAGGTAGGCTTACAGGATGATGATGATTTGGTACAAGGAATTGTCCTGATGCTTCGGGGAGAAAATCCCGGTGATGTAATCTCAAAATTAAAGGAAAAAATAACCGATTTAAATGAGCAGGTACTACCAAAGGATGTGAAGATTGAACCTTTCATAGACCGAACAGAATTAGTAGATGCTACTGTAGGTACTGTAAGTAAAAACCTGATCGAAGGTATAATATTGGTTTCCATCATTGTGTTCATATTTCTGTTCAATTGGAGAACCACGATAATTGTAGCTTCGGTAATTCCGCTTTCTTTCTTGTTTGCATTAATGATGCTACGTATTCAAGGCTTGCCAGCAAATTTGATTTCAATGGGGGCAATTGATTTCGGCCTATTGTTGGAAGGAACATTGGTGATTGTAGAAACTGTATATGTGGCCATGGAAAAAAAGGCTCACCAATTGGGAATGGCAAAATTCAATCGCATAGGCAAAATGGGAATCATAAAAAAGAGTGCCGGAAGTGTGGCCACTTATATTGTATTTGCCCAAATTATTTTGATTGTTGCTTTATTGCCGATCTTCTCCTTTCAAAAAGTGGAAGGAAAGATGTTTTCGCCATTGGCCTTTACATTGGGATATGCCTTACTCGGTTCACTTATTTTAAGTATCACTTACGTTCCTGCATTATGTAAGGTATTACTGACCAAAAACATTGTTGAAAAAGAAAATATTATTTCTCGCTTTTTCCGCAACAACCTTTACAAACTCTTTTTATGGAGTAATAGGAAAAGAAAAGCTACACTACTTGGTTTTGCTTCGATTTTAACTGTATGTACAATAGGGTTTTTATTTTATGGAACAGAGTTTATTCCAAAACTTAATGAAGGAGCATTATACGTTCGCGCCACACTGCCCAACAGTGTGAATTTAGAAGAATCTGTAAAGTTGTCCAAAGAAATGAAAAGTAAAATAAGGGCCTTTGAAGAAGTGAAATTTGTATTGACACAAACAGGACGACCAAATGACGGAACAGATCCTACAGGATTTTTCAACAATGAATTTCATATTCAGTTATTTCCTGAAAAAGAATGGAAACGCAATATCAACAAAGAAGAATTGATTGAAGAAATGCGCAAGCATTTACAAGTCTATCCCGGTATTGTATTCGGGTTTAGCCAACCTATTCAGGATAATGTGGAAGAATATGTGGCAGGGGTAAAAAGCTCATTGGTTGTAAAAATTTTTGGTGATGACCTTTTTGAATTGGAAAAGTATGCTGACCAAGTTGCAGATAACATCAGGCATGTAGAAGGAATTACAGATTTGAACGTATATAGAAATATTGGTTTACCTGAGTTGAGAATCAAATTAGACGAAAGCAAAATGGGGAAATACGGTGTTTCGATGGAAGATGCGCAGTCAGTGGTTGAAATGGCTATCGGTGGAAGGGCTGCAACAACTTTTTATGAAAATGAGCGGATGTTTGACGTGCGTATTCGATTTCAAAAGGAATACCGAGACAATCAACAAAAGATTGGAGAAATACTGATTCCTACTTTAAATGCTAAAAAGATTCCCTTGCGTGAAATTGCAACTATTAATTTCATTACGGGACCTACTTTTATTTACAGGGAAGGGAGCAGTCGCTACATCGCAGTCGGATTTAGTATTGAGGGAAGGGATTTAGGAAGCACTATAGAAGAAGCCAAAAAGAGAGTAGCCGAAAACGTAAAATTACCAAAAGCCAATAAAATGGTTTGGGCAGGAGAGTTTGAAAGTAAAGAAAGAGCAAGTAAACAATTGGCTGTTATTGTTCCTGCGGTTTTATTGTTGATTTTATTCTTACTCTATTTCAACTTTGGAACGATTAAAGACACCCTCATTGCCGCAAGCACTATCCCTTATGCTTTCATTGGTGGTTTTGTTTCACTTTGGGCTACACAAACCATATTTGGAATTTCTGCAGGTATTGGTTTTATAATCCTTTTTGGCGTAAATACCATAAACAGCATCATCCTAATTGCAATCATGAAAGAGAATATGAAAAAAATGAGCTTACAAAAAGCCATTTCAGATGGTGTTTATAGTCGCATTCGTCCAATAGTTATGATTGCCCTGATGGGGTCAACAGGGCTATTGCCTGCTGCACTTTCTACAGGGATGGGTTCTGAAATTCAAAAACCCTTAGCCATTATGATCGTAGGCGGATTGCTTATTTGTATGATACTTTCCTTAACCGTATTACCACAGGTATTTTATTGGGTGTACCGTAAAGCAGAACATAAAAAAAGAGACTAG
- a CDS encoding non-canonical purine NTP diphosphatase encodes MKICFATNNSKKLKEVRAALGEEFEIVSLKEIGCNEELPETGDKLEDNAFQKARYVKTHYGVDCFADDTGLEVEALDGAPGVFSGRYAGEPRSDERNVDLLLENMRGKEERNAAFRTIIALIIGENEWAFEGKAEGELLDKRSGEGGFGYDPIFRPLGYKKTFAELSMEEKNTISHRGKAVKLLASFLKEKA; translated from the coding sequence ATGAAAATCTGCTTTGCGACAAATAATTCGAAAAAATTAAAGGAAGTAAGGGCTGCTTTGGGGGAAGAATTCGAGATTGTCTCTCTCAAGGAAATCGGGTGTAATGAGGAATTACCTGAAACCGGTGACAAGCTAGAAGACAATGCTTTTCAAAAAGCCCGTTACGTCAAAACCCATTATGGGGTAGACTGCTTCGCAGATGATACCGGTCTGGAAGTAGAGGCTCTAGATGGTGCCCCGGGTGTTTTTTCCGGCAGATATGCAGGAGAACCAAGAAGCGATGAGCGAAATGTCGATCTTTTATTAGAAAATATGCGAGGCAAGGAAGAGCGAAATGCAGCTTTTAGAACCATTATTGCTTTGATAATCGGTGAAAATGAGTGGGCATTTGAAGGGAAGGCAGAAGGAGAATTGCTTGACAAACGATCCGGAGAAGGTGGTTTTGGGTATGACCCTATCTTTAGGCCCCTGGGTTATAAAAAAACCTTTGCGGAATTAAGCATGGAGGAAAAAAACACCATCAGCCACAGAGGAAAGGCAGTAAAGCTGCTGGCCTCTTTTCTAAAAGAGAAAGCTTAG
- the udk gene encoding uridine kinase, with protein sequence MTKPFIIGITGGSASGKTHFLDKLLHSFEPGQVCLISQDNYYKPRHQQPMDDRGIHNFDTPNSIDFEQYADDIRKIQEGHTINRQEYTFNNPNKKPKTLTFSPAPVVVVEGIFVLYYPELANLLDLKVYIDAKDHIKLKRRIVRDKVERGYDLDDVLYRYERHVMPTYEKYIAPFKQDADLIVPNNSDFDKALDVIKTFLRSKIGDYKS encoded by the coding sequence ATGACCAAACCATTCATCATAGGAATCACCGGAGGAAGTGCTTCAGGAAAAACCCACTTTTTAGACAAGCTTTTGCATTCTTTTGAGCCGGGTCAAGTTTGCTTGATCTCTCAAGACAACTATTATAAACCCAGGCATCAACAGCCGATGGATGATCGGGGTATTCATAATTTCGACACCCCCAATTCCATTGATTTCGAGCAATATGCAGATGATATTCGAAAAATTCAGGAAGGCCATACCATAAACCGGCAGGAATACACCTTTAACAATCCCAATAAGAAGCCAAAAACGCTAACCTTTTCTCCTGCACCTGTGGTGGTAGTTGAAGGGATTTTTGTGCTATATTACCCTGAGTTGGCAAATTTATTGGATCTAAAGGTCTATATAGACGCCAAAGATCATATCAAACTAAAAAGAAGAATTGTAAGAGATAAAGTAGAACGAGGGTATGACCTCGACGATGTACTGTATCGCTATGAGCGACATGTCATGCCTACTTACGAAAAGTACATCGCCCCCTTCAAACAAGATGCAGATCTAATTGTTCCCAATAACAGTGATTTTGATAAGGCTTTAGATGTAATCAAAACCTTTTTACGATCCAAAATAGGAGACTACAAGTCCTGA